The Puntigrus tetrazona isolate hp1 chromosome 3, ASM1883169v1, whole genome shotgun sequence genome contains a region encoding:
- the kctd5a gene encoding BTB/POZ domain-containing protein KCTD5a, giving the protein MAEKSPDPSGSSARRCPALSPGERPQPCTSGSSKWVRLNVGGTYFLTTRQTLCRDPKSFLYRLCQADPDLDSDKDETGAYLIDRDPTYFGPVLNYLRHGKLVLNRGLAEEGVLEEAEFYNITSLIKLVKDKIRERDCKTAQLPVKHVYRVLQCQEEELTQMVSTMSDGWKFEQLVSIGSSYNYGNEDQAEFLCVVSKELHNQSYGTNSEPSEKAKILQEQGSRM; this is encoded by the exons ATGGCGGAGAAGAGCCCTGACCCGAGCGGCTCGAGCGCTCGCAGGTGTCCCGCTCTTTCTCCCGGAGAGAGACCGCAGCCGTGTACAAGCGGCTCGTCCAAATGGGTTCGTCTGAACGTCGGCGGCACGTACTTTCTCACGACGAGACAGACGCTGTGCAGAGACCCGAAGTCTTTCCTGTACCGCCTGTGCCAGGCCGACCCCGACCTCGACTCTGATAAG GATGAAACGGGTGCTTATTTGATAGACCGCGATCCCACGTATTTTGGTCCGGTGCTCAACTATCTGAGACATGGAAAGCTGGTGCTGAACCGAGGCCTAGCAGAGGAAG GCGTGCTGGAGGAGGCCGAGTTTTACAATATCACTTCACTGATTAAACTGGTCAAAGACAAAATCAGGGAGAGGGATTGTAAGACAGCTCAG CTGCCCGTGAAGCACGTCTACAGAGTCCTGCAGTGTCAGGAGGAGGAACTGACACAGATGGTCTCCACCATGTCAGATGGCTGGAAGTTTGAACAG TTGGTTAGTATCGGCTCTTCGTACAACTACGGAAATGAAGATCAAGCAGAGTTCCTCTGCGTGGTCTCCAAGGAGCTGCACAATCAGTCGTACGGCACAAACAGCGAGCCCAGTGAAAAGGCCAAG ATTCTTCAAGAACAAGGCTCTCGAATGTGA
- the pdpk1a gene encoding 3-phosphoinositide-dependent protein kinase 1a isoform X1, whose protein sequence is MSESVSCLLSVCVLLVQYDAAPLQPSVLLYSCASSSMVRTQLNSNLPRRLSMEVRGGEASSRPKTSTIKPPQSRKKEDFSFGKILGEGSFSTVVLAKELATGKEYAMKILEKNHIRKENKAHYVIREKDILSSIDHPFFVKLFFTFQDSHKLYFALSYAKNGELLRYIRKIGSFDETCTRFYTAEIVCALQYLHAMGIIHRDLKPENVLLSEDMHVQITDFGTAKQLSADSVQTRANSFVGTAQYVSPELLTEKSACKSSDLWALGCIIYQLVAGLPPFRAGNEYLIFQKIIKLEYEFPEKFFPKAKDLVQRLLSLDPRKRLGCEEMGGFSPLKGHMFFETISWENLPVQTPPKLTPYLPAMAEDDEDYYGNYEDLLSQFSSLQVVPSSSSQIVPLRSCSNIEQYIHDLDSNSFELDLQFSSDEKRLLLQKQTSGNPWHQFVENNLIYKMGPVDKRKGLFARRRQLLLTEGPHLYYVDPVNKVLKGQIPWSPELRPEAKNFKTFFVHTPNRTYYLMDPNGNADKWCKKIQEVWGTVYH, encoded by the exons ATGTCTGAGTCCGTGTCATGtttgctctctgtgtgtgttttgctggtTCAGTACGATGCTGCTCCCCTCCAGCCTAGCGTGCTGTTGTACTCCTGCGCTTCTTCATCAATGGTAAGGACTCAGCTCAACTCCAACCTTCCTCGCCGTCTCAGTATGGAGGTCCGCGGAGGTGAGGCAAGCTCTCGGCCAAAGACGTCTACCATCAAGCCTCCGCAATCGCGCAAGAAGGAGGATTTCAGCTTTGGCAAAATTTTAGGAGAGGGTTCCTTCTCAACG GTTGTGCTCGCGAAAGAACTGGCCACGGGAAAGGAGTATGCAA TGAAGATTCTAGAGAAGAATCACATCAGGAAGGAGAATAAAGCTCACTACGTGATCAGAGAGAAGGACATACTGTCAAGCATAGATCATCCCTTTTTCGTAAAGCTCTTCTTCACGTTTCAAGATTCCCATAAATTAT ATTTCGCCCTCAGTTATGCAAAGAATGGAGAACTGCTTAGATACATTCGCAAAATAGGCTCTTTTGATGAGACTTGCACAAGATTCTACACTGCTGAGATAGTCTGCGCGCTCCAGTATTTGCACGCAATGGGAATTATACACAG ggACCTTAAACCGGAGAACGTTTTACTGAGCGAAGACATGCACGTTCAAATTACGGATTTCGGGACGGCGAAACAGTTGTCAGCAGACAGCGTTCAAA CAAGAGCCAATTCTTTCGTCGGCACCGCACAGTATGTTTCTCCAGAGCTTCTGACAGAAAAATCAGCCTGCAAAAg TTCTGATCTCTGGGCACTGGGTTGTATAATCTACCAGCTGGTGGCAGGATTACCTCCGTTTAGAGCCGG GAACGAGTACTTGATTTTCCAAAAGATAATAAAGCTGGAATACGAGTTTCCTGAGAAGTTCTTCCCTAAAGCTAAAGACCTGGTGCAGCGACTGCTG TCTTTGGACCCTAGAAAGCGGCTGGGATGTGAGGAAATGGGTGGGTTCAGTCCGCTGAAAGGCCACATGTTCTTTGAGACCATCTCATGGGAGAACTTGCCGGTTCAGACTCCACCCAAGCTGACCCCTTACCTACCAGCCATGGCTGAGGATGATGAAGACTACTATGGCAAT TACGAAGATCTCCTCAGTCAGTTCAGCAGCCTGCAGGTGGTCCCATCCAGCTCGTCTCAGATCGTCCCACTGAGGTCCTGCAGCAATATTGAGCAGTACATCCATGACCTGGACAGCAACTCCTTTGAGCTGGACCTGCAGTTCTCCAGCGACGAGAAACGACTTCTGCTGCAGAAGCAAACAAGCGGCAACCCTTG GCACCAGTTTGTTGAAAATAACTTGATATATAAAATGGGACCAGTTGACAAGCGAAAG ggaCTGTTTGCTCGACGCCGTCAGCTTTTACTGACAGAAGGGCCACATCTATATTATGTGGATCCTGTGAATAAAGTACTAAAGGGGCAAATTCCGTGGTCTCCAGAGTTGCGTCCCGAGGCCAAGAATTTCAAGACGTTTTTTGTCCACACG CCTAACAGAACATATTATCTAATGGATCCCAATGGTAATGCGGACAAATGGTGTAAGAAGATTCAAGAGGTGTGGGGAACAGTATATCACTAG
- the pdpk1a gene encoding 3-phosphoinositide-dependent protein kinase 1a isoform X2, translated as MAKTKSQAYDAAPLQPSVLLYSCASSSMVRTQLNSNLPRRLSMEVRGGEASSRPKTSTIKPPQSRKKEDFSFGKILGEGSFSTVVLAKELATGKEYAMKILEKNHIRKENKAHYVIREKDILSSIDHPFFVKLFFTFQDSHKLYFALSYAKNGELLRYIRKIGSFDETCTRFYTAEIVCALQYLHAMGIIHRDLKPENVLLSEDMHVQITDFGTAKQLSADSVQTRANSFVGTAQYVSPELLTEKSACKSSDLWALGCIIYQLVAGLPPFRAGNEYLIFQKIIKLEYEFPEKFFPKAKDLVQRLLSLDPRKRLGCEEMGGFSPLKGHMFFETISWENLPVQTPPKLTPYLPAMAEDDEDYYGNYEDLLSQFSSLQVVPSSSSQIVPLRSCSNIEQYIHDLDSNSFELDLQFSSDEKRLLLQKQTSGNPWHQFVENNLIYKMGPVDKRKGLFARRRQLLLTEGPHLYYVDPVNKVLKGQIPWSPELRPEAKNFKTFFVHTPNRTYYLMDPNGNADKWCKKIQEVWGTVYH; from the exons ATGGCCAAGACCAAGAGCCAAGCT TACGATGCTGCTCCCCTCCAGCCTAGCGTGCTGTTGTACTCCTGCGCTTCTTCATCAATGGTAAGGACTCAGCTCAACTCCAACCTTCCTCGCCGTCTCAGTATGGAGGTCCGCGGAGGTGAGGCAAGCTCTCGGCCAAAGACGTCTACCATCAAGCCTCCGCAATCGCGCAAGAAGGAGGATTTCAGCTTTGGCAAAATTTTAGGAGAGGGTTCCTTCTCAACG GTTGTGCTCGCGAAAGAACTGGCCACGGGAAAGGAGTATGCAA TGAAGATTCTAGAGAAGAATCACATCAGGAAGGAGAATAAAGCTCACTACGTGATCAGAGAGAAGGACATACTGTCAAGCATAGATCATCCCTTTTTCGTAAAGCTCTTCTTCACGTTTCAAGATTCCCATAAATTAT ATTTCGCCCTCAGTTATGCAAAGAATGGAGAACTGCTTAGATACATTCGCAAAATAGGCTCTTTTGATGAGACTTGCACAAGATTCTACACTGCTGAGATAGTCTGCGCGCTCCAGTATTTGCACGCAATGGGAATTATACACAG ggACCTTAAACCGGAGAACGTTTTACTGAGCGAAGACATGCACGTTCAAATTACGGATTTCGGGACGGCGAAACAGTTGTCAGCAGACAGCGTTCAAA CAAGAGCCAATTCTTTCGTCGGCACCGCACAGTATGTTTCTCCAGAGCTTCTGACAGAAAAATCAGCCTGCAAAAg TTCTGATCTCTGGGCACTGGGTTGTATAATCTACCAGCTGGTGGCAGGATTACCTCCGTTTAGAGCCGG GAACGAGTACTTGATTTTCCAAAAGATAATAAAGCTGGAATACGAGTTTCCTGAGAAGTTCTTCCCTAAAGCTAAAGACCTGGTGCAGCGACTGCTG TCTTTGGACCCTAGAAAGCGGCTGGGATGTGAGGAAATGGGTGGGTTCAGTCCGCTGAAAGGCCACATGTTCTTTGAGACCATCTCATGGGAGAACTTGCCGGTTCAGACTCCACCCAAGCTGACCCCTTACCTACCAGCCATGGCTGAGGATGATGAAGACTACTATGGCAAT TACGAAGATCTCCTCAGTCAGTTCAGCAGCCTGCAGGTGGTCCCATCCAGCTCGTCTCAGATCGTCCCACTGAGGTCCTGCAGCAATATTGAGCAGTACATCCATGACCTGGACAGCAACTCCTTTGAGCTGGACCTGCAGTTCTCCAGCGACGAGAAACGACTTCTGCTGCAGAAGCAAACAAGCGGCAACCCTTG GCACCAGTTTGTTGAAAATAACTTGATATATAAAATGGGACCAGTTGACAAGCGAAAG ggaCTGTTTGCTCGACGCCGTCAGCTTTTACTGACAGAAGGGCCACATCTATATTATGTGGATCCTGTGAATAAAGTACTAAAGGGGCAAATTCCGTGGTCTCCAGAGTTGCGTCCCGAGGCCAAGAATTTCAAGACGTTTTTTGTCCACACG CCTAACAGAACATATTATCTAATGGATCCCAATGGTAATGCGGACAAATGGTGTAAGAAGATTCAAGAGGTGTGGGGAACAGTATATCACTAG